The following proteins are co-located in the Palaemon carinicauda isolate YSFRI2023 chromosome 3, ASM3689809v2, whole genome shotgun sequence genome:
- the LOC137638542 gene encoding uncharacterized protein isoform X1, which yields MNSNVLECDICCNAFSEEYCPILLPCSHTLCGHCIDRIIATKRKVCPSCRKRFAATSAKDLTVNRIVLDLIIQPTVSNASSSCELKTSIQRFNEDFRMNCIKKGIKDCEETKAQAADAIETYADMKFVIQEADKDIDGLMEKLKGIKMSHSVMLSNIDQNKELLENTLDLTLQSKIKLENLDAQLASSADFTSAGPVIDEAETVYNEIQEKIRETQDLLKCERDADIGKEILNTKINLDNIVEEMKRRRIEKDSQVNITPSCVRSFGSLLRRIDPREIFVVKVSNGKQMVAQIDIGSNREASFSPLTQGILPPRSFILKLEDFMSMHSRRGFLHVGANGTFLGRIIIKVIDEGNLALNFLHKCAGDLGSSYVNWRCFLLDNPEEEVCIYGVPRNAVLPEVDWQKEKTKDIYKQTSCKAGQMTAYFSDDDGSLLFGIRTRNTDSWIKERCCFGVVEEGLDVLRKVTDYDAIERHEKIVGCGLVLSS from the exons aattccaatgtcctggaatgtgacatctGCTGCAATGCATTCAGCGAAGAATATTGCCCCATATTGCTGCCATGTTCTCACACGCTATGTGGCCATTGCATCGATAGAATTATTGCAACGAAAAGGAAAGTTTGTCCATCCTGCAGGAAGAGATTCGCAGCTACTTCGGCCAAAGATTTGACCGTTAACAGAATTGTCCTGGACTTGATTATCCAGCCCACAGTATCCAATGCGTCCTCTTCCTGTGAACTTAAGACGTCCATACAAAGGTTTAATGAGGATTTTCGTATGAATTGTATCAAAAAAGGTATCAAAGACTGTGAGGAAACTAAGGCCCAGGCTGCAGATGCCATTGAAACCTACGCAGACATGAAATTTGTTATTCAAGAAGCTGATAAAGACATTGATGGATTGATGGAGAAGCTAAAAGGGATTAAAATGTCGCATTCTGTAATGCTGAGCAATATTGATCAAAATAAAGAACTGTTGGAGAATACATTGGATCTCACActtcaaagtaaaataaaactggaaAACTTGGATGCTCAACTGGCTTCCTCTGCTGACTTCACCTCAGCTGGGCCTGTTATTGATGAAGCAGAAACCGTATATAATGAAATACAGGAAAAGATAAGGGAAACTCAGGATCTTCTGAAATGCGAACGAGATGCAGATATTGGcaag GAAATTCTCAACACGAAAATAAACTTGGATAACATCGTagaagaaatgaaaagaagaagaattgaaAAGGATTCCCAAGTGAACATCACA CCTAGCTGCGTCCGGAGTTTTGGTAGTCTACTTCGACGAATTGACCCAAGAGAGATCTTCGTAGTGAAAGTGTCCAATGGGAAACAGATGGTGGCTCAAATAGACATAGGGTCCAACCGCGAAGCCTCTTTTAGCCCTCTAACGCAAGGAATTTTACCCCCAAGAAGCTTCATCTTGAAG CTTGAAGACTTCATGAGTATGCATTCCCGAAGAGGATTCCTGCATGTGGGTGCTAACGGAACATTCCTGGGAAGAATAATCATTAAGGTAATAGATGAGGGAAATCTGGCCCTCAATTTCCTCCACAAATGCGCTGGAGATCTGGGATCCTCTTACGTCAACTGGAGGTGCTTCCTTTTGGACAATCCGGAGGAAGAAGTTTGTATTTACGGAGTGCCACGAAATGCAGTGTTGCCAGAGGTAGATTGGCAGAAGGAGAAAACGAAAGATATTTATAAACAGACTTCGTGCAAGGCAGGGCAAATGACTGCGTACTTCTCGGATGATGATGGTTCTTTACTTTTTGGCATTCGCACTAGAAATACTGACAGTTGGATAAAAGAGAGATGTTGCTTTGGGGTGGTAGAGGAAGGACTGGACGTCTTGAGAAAAGTCACAGATTACGATGCAATCGAGAGACATGAGAAAATCGTGGGTTGTGGCCTTGTGTTGTCTTCGTAA
- the LOC137638542 gene encoding uncharacterized protein isoform X3 gives MNSNVLECDICCNAFSEEYCPILLPCSHTLCGHCIDRIIATKRKVCPSCRKRFAATSAKDLTVNRIVLDLIIQPTVSNASSSCELKTSIQRFNEDFRMNCIKKGIKDCEETKAQAADAIETYADMKFVIQEADKDIDGLMEKLKGIKMSHSVMLSNIDQNKELLENTLDLTLQSKIKLENLDAQLASSADFTSAGPVIDEAETVYNEIQEKIRETQDLLKCERDADIGKPSCVRSFGSLLRRIDPREIFVVKVSNGKQMVAQIDIGSNREASFSPLTQGILPPRSFILKLEDFMSMHSRRGFLHVGANGTFLGRIIIKVIDEGNLALNFLHKCAGDLGSSYVNWRCFLLDNPEEEVCIYGVPRNAVLPEVDWQKEKTKDIYKQTSCKAGQMTAYFSDDDGSLLFGIRTRNTDSWIKERCCFGVVEEGLDVLRKVTDYDAIERHEKIVGCGLVLSS, from the exons aattccaatgtcctggaatgtgacatctGCTGCAATGCATTCAGCGAAGAATATTGCCCCATATTGCTGCCATGTTCTCACACGCTATGTGGCCATTGCATCGATAGAATTATTGCAACGAAAAGGAAAGTTTGTCCATCCTGCAGGAAGAGATTCGCAGCTACTTCGGCCAAAGATTTGACCGTTAACAGAATTGTCCTGGACTTGATTATCCAGCCCACAGTATCCAATGCGTCCTCTTCCTGTGAACTTAAGACGTCCATACAAAGGTTTAATGAGGATTTTCGTATGAATTGTATCAAAAAAGGTATCAAAGACTGTGAGGAAACTAAGGCCCAGGCTGCAGATGCCATTGAAACCTACGCAGACATGAAATTTGTTATTCAAGAAGCTGATAAAGACATTGATGGATTGATGGAGAAGCTAAAAGGGATTAAAATGTCGCATTCTGTAATGCTGAGCAATATTGATCAAAATAAAGAACTGTTGGAGAATACATTGGATCTCACActtcaaagtaaaataaaactggaaAACTTGGATGCTCAACTGGCTTCCTCTGCTGACTTCACCTCAGCTGGGCCTGTTATTGATGAAGCAGAAACCGTATATAATGAAATACAGGAAAAGATAAGGGAAACTCAGGATCTTCTGAAATGCGAACGAGATGCAGATATTGGcaag CCTAGCTGCGTCCGGAGTTTTGGTAGTCTACTTCGACGAATTGACCCAAGAGAGATCTTCGTAGTGAAAGTGTCCAATGGGAAACAGATGGTGGCTCAAATAGACATAGGGTCCAACCGCGAAGCCTCTTTTAGCCCTCTAACGCAAGGAATTTTACCCCCAAGAAGCTTCATCTTGAAG CTTGAAGACTTCATGAGTATGCATTCCCGAAGAGGATTCCTGCATGTGGGTGCTAACGGAACATTCCTGGGAAGAATAATCATTAAGGTAATAGATGAGGGAAATCTGGCCCTCAATTTCCTCCACAAATGCGCTGGAGATCTGGGATCCTCTTACGTCAACTGGAGGTGCTTCCTTTTGGACAATCCGGAGGAAGAAGTTTGTATTTACGGAGTGCCACGAAATGCAGTGTTGCCAGAGGTAGATTGGCAGAAGGAGAAAACGAAAGATATTTATAAACAGACTTCGTGCAAGGCAGGGCAAATGACTGCGTACTTCTCGGATGATGATGGTTCTTTACTTTTTGGCATTCGCACTAGAAATACTGACAGTTGGATAAAAGAGAGATGTTGCTTTGGGGTGGTAGAGGAAGGACTGGACGTCTTGAGAAAAGTCACAGATTACGATGCAATCGAGAGACATGAGAAAATCGTGGGTTGTGGCCTTGTGTTGTCTTCGTAA